The Macadamia integrifolia cultivar HAES 741 chromosome 4, SCU_Mint_v3, whole genome shotgun sequence genome contains the following window.
CAACTCAGCAGGAATACAATGTTTTGACTGAAACCTGAGAGTTTTGGTCGAAATTTCATATATTTCAGATTTCGGTTTTGTACCAAAAATTTCAGTAGATTTCTGACTTCGGTTTTGTACCAACCACACACAATGCTTTATACAAAAAGCCACACTTCTATCAAAATGGGTCGTCGTTTCCTGGTTGCTAGAAAACACCagtttttgagttctttggtcAAATCAGCAACAAATTTTGGTGGAACATGTTGGAGACCACTACAATACATCTACAACGACAATTTAGTGCATTTGAGCAAGATTTGTCGAAGATTAAACTTTGAGATATACCCTTTTCCCTAAAGAtaatttttgcaaaaaatagggtaaatattTAATAGTTAggcttcaattttttatatgttagatatCGTAGGGTAAGTATTTTTTTGGACACTTAAAATGGTGATTAATGTGTTTTTCAATACTTAACTTTTGGTTAGTTAAGGTATTGttaattttaaaaaagtttATTAGAAATTAGTTTTAGTCAGCAGAAATATATGAGTGAAGTAGAATTACGAACTAGCTTAATTGTTGTCATCGGATTTGAATTGATGTAGAAGAATTAATAACATGGCACTTTTTGTTGCAATAGTGTAAGAAGAGCACATCATGGCTACTCACGGAGGAGATGGGGGAGACATAGCATGGAGCTATGGTGTACCCATTGCAAATTATAAGAAGTCACAATGCAACTAATCTGGGAACAAACTCATGGGAGATGGGGCCACAAGACTGAAGTGGCATTTGGCAGGTGGATACTAGGATGTGGCTAAATGCACTAGGGTCCCTTCTGAGGTGCAAAAGGCAATGGCTGCCCTCATTAAGGGATGAATAAAGAGGATGTTAGATAAGCAGAAGGCAAGGGAAGAGTCTGAGAAGGCAATGAGTTCTAAAGAGGCATGTAGAGGCAGGCCCAGGGGatgacttttgagttttgattttgatagtgatgAGTCTACATGCCCGTTGATGTTGAGACAGAGGTGGCTTGCTAAACAGGTTACACATATGCAAGAGGATAGAGCCAGAAAGCTGCCCTTTCGAAGAGGGCAGAGTATGAGGGAagccccacccccaccacccccacccccagtagatgaggatgttgacATACTTGAGCAGGCTCCTGCACTTTTTAGGACTTGGGGCAATAGATGGAGAAATATGAAGCATATGTGGCCTGATTGGAAGGGGTAAAGTGGGGTGACATATCCTGTCGAAGTAATTCTTTTACCATAGTAGCCCAACACATGCTACCGATGGACTAGAAACTGTAAGAAAAGCTGGGAATGGAGTGAAGGGGCCCATTGTTTACGAGCAGAAGAATGTGTATTTGCCCCAGTAGAGAAAGGAGCTAGAGGTGTACATAAAAACCCTTAAAGTGACATGGTCAGACTATGGTGTCATTGTcatgtgtgatggttggactAGGCCTAATAGACAATCCATCATCAACTTCATTGTATATTGTGACGGTAAAACTGTGTCACTTAAGTTAGTGGATGCATCTAAGGAAAAGAAAgatgcaaaatatatatatacaagttgTTGAAGGCGATGATCCAAGAGACAGGGATAGAGAATGTTGTCCAAGTGGTGATGGACACCGGTAGTAACTTCAAGAAGGTGAGGGAGAGACTAATGAACAATAGCATGCACCGCCTGTTTCGGACCCCATGTGCAGCCCACCACATTGACCTCATGCTGAAGGACATGGGAAGATTACCTTGGTGCGAAGTGTGGTTGAGAGGGCAAGCCAAGTGACCACATTGTGTACAACCATAGGCATGCCTTACAGATGTTGAGGACCAAGTGTGGTGGGGATTAAGTGTGGTGGGGATATAGTTAGGTCGGGCATTACTCAATTTGGGATCGCATTAGGTCAGGCATTACTCAACTCACCACCTAACTACATTGCTCTGAAGAGCTTTGAGGAAAAGAAGGTAGAACTCAGATCTATGTTTGCTTTAGAGGAGTGGCTTAGTTGGAGTGAGTCAGGTTCTCCAGGACATAAAGCAGCCAATCAACTATATCTGGTGAGTAGTTTTGGCACGACCTAAAGAAGGTTGTTACATTACTTAAGCCAGTGGTAAAGGTATTGAGGATGGTCAACTCTGACAAAAAGCCTACCCTACCACACTTGTATGCATATCTGTCATGCGTCATGTAGGTGTCGCCTTGGCGTCCAAGCACCTTTGTCTCTATAGGCGAGCGCTTGGTTGCATAGGTGGGCACTAGGACCAAGTGGCAGGAATGATAACATATGGTGGTAGGAGCTACATTCACATAGTACAAGATCGCTAAGATAGGAAACTTTTGCATCCACTACATAAGGTTGGTGAGCTTTCTTCTATACTACAACAGCAACAACTCAGcctcatcccaactaaatggggtcggttacatggatccttgccctcaaatcagctctattcgaggtcatacttgatacaaggcctaagctatgcatgtctctCCTCACCACTTCCCCTAATGTCAATTTAGCTCTACccttggctcttttagctcccgcaatctaaatcaaatcactccttcatactggagcatccaaaggcctctgaTAAACAtgaccatgccacctcaaacgactttctcataGTCTATCATGTATTGGAGTTGCTCCAttagctctaatatgatcattacTTACATTTATCAAACTTAGCTTCGCCACTCATCTGTCTCAACGTCTTCATATCCACTACACTGAATTTATTTATATGATGCTTTTTAAATGCTCAACATTCCACACCAcacatcatagccggtcgtatgactgtcctataaaatttttgttttaagtTTTAGAGAAATACATCAAACACACAACACTTCAAATGCACCTCTATATAACCTTATTTATTCATATGATTGAAcccagatacctaaaataatcactttgcaaaATCTCCTTCCTATgaattttcaccacctcatttTCCGTTATGGTGtagctaaagttacacacctaTACTCCTTCGTTCTgtttatcttaaaaccttttgattccaaggttgatcttcataactccaacttggcaataatccctacttttgtctcatccaccagaataatgtcatcagcaaaaagcatacaccaagtaACCTCATCTTGAATATCTCTATTGAAATCATCCATtataagtgcaaacaaataaggacttaAAGTTGATCATTGATGTAACCTATAATTAGGAATTCACAACTTTGCCCCCCCCCAAATAGTTCGTACACTAATCACCACACCACAACACATATCTTTAATCATTtccacatatttatttgaaacacttctcttctctagtacttgccAGATTAACTCTCTAAGTACTCTGTCATATGCTTTTtccaggtcaataaagaccatatggagatcctttttacaatctctaaatctttccatgagtctcctaAGTTTTTCTTTTATACTACCTAAGTCAAATTACTTTCCAGTACACTTTCATAAGCATTGACAAGTTCTTCATGTTATTTCTAGTCTACTATCTCGATCCCAAGTAAAATACAAGCACGGACTTCGAATGAATCAAGAATTGATAGATGCAATGCAAGATGTGGTGGCCAAGCTAGAGCCTAACCCAAATGTACAGTAGGTCTGCAATAGTGAGCTCAACTTGTAGTTTCTGTAGTATTTATAATCGATGCAGTTAGTCCTATTAGCAAACTGAAGTTGACTTGTCAATGTTTGAAATGGACACAGACGAAGACCTTCAGAGATGCACTTGGGACTTTCGAATGTGGAGGCACAAAGTCCGGTCAGGAAAATACTGCTCTTGGTGAGCCCACTAACTTAATCTCTTAGTTCAATTCATATAAGTATGTATCCAAGTACAATCACTTACTAAGAATATTCTAATGCAGGTTAATGGTGGGTGTTATATGGGAGAGATGCACAAAGCTTGAGGAAGATAGCAATTACGGAGCTCTCCTAGACATGTTCCACCTCCAAATGAGAGCGCAACTAGAATATGTTTTCACTTACCCACTCCAAGAGGCAGAACCGATTAGGACATAAACTTCTAGAGCAGTTGGTGTATGTGTACTACAGCATGAGATTGAAGATTCAGCATGATGGggtagccttagggaagaagggaaatcgcacaaagagggggaaggggaatcaCACAACACACGaattcactaattctaaataaaatttattgaaGATTCAGCATGATGGggtagccttagggaagaagggaaatcgcacaaagagggggaaggggaatcaCACAACACACGaattcactaattctaaatAAAATTTACTTTAATCTCaaacattgagtttatgcaagtatttaaaagaaattaaaataactctcctacttagactcttaACATTGAAAttgactcctacttagactccaaaactgaaattgacTCCTACTTACCCTACGTATCCTATCCCAAAACAAgtatgataaaataaaagatatactATTAACTAaactactaccagcccttgttggcccaaaaaaatgggctggaccggttcttcttggcccttggcttccacagccggtcatgctggttcaaccaggtaagtgcaactgTATCTACATCACAGCACATATGAGTAGGTCAGATGAGGAGGATCCTCAATACAAATGGGTGAGGGATCAAGGTGACCCCGTGATGGATCAGCCTGGTGGTAGGCCCGACCCCAAGGTTGCTAGTCAGATGAGTGTCGATGTTAGTGAATTCATGGCTTCTTGAGAGGGTCGAGTCCACACACAAACACCTCAACCTTTCGAGTCTTAGCTTGGTGGGGATGATGAGGATGTCAAGTGGTTGCATTTCAATTCCTACACTCCCACATTGTTGCCATCTGGCGAAGGAGACGATGCCGCTGGGGATGATGGTGATGGCGGTGGTGTATTTATCACAGCTTGAAAAGGAAAGGAGCAAAACAGAATTCAGACCAGCCCATCGAGCCAGTCCAATCATCCAGCCTTCGGTCCACTTGATGGACCAGGATTTCAGCCATTATTCGGTCCTTAGAATAATCCTTGCGTGGAGTATTTACCAGCTGATATGGAGCTGTCAAATCTTCTGTGCAAGGAGAAGACTATGAAGAGATTTGATTACTATTTTACTTAGTTTCCATTTTGGGAGCTAATGACAATGTTagaattttatttagtttctatttcagttacTAAACATTAATTAGATTCAGTTACTActttattagtttctattttgtaataaaGTTATATGAAGCTATACTATTTtcttgtaaaggttttcttcattataaataaaaggcTAGGCCAAAGCAGTGCCCATGTTTTTGAGTTGAAAAGAAAGCTTGGCTTTGAAACCTGTGAGATGTAGAAGCtgtgagagacagcttgggTAACAGGCCCTCGTGGAGATAGGTGGGATAACTTCTCTACAGTAGGTGAGATACCTACATATCCTTTTTATTCCCTCCTCTTCTCTACCACcttctcttttgtttctattttatttccattGCAACTGAGGTTTACTGAGAGTTACTGTGAGAGTGTTTAATGCACTTGCGTGCTCCATCAACCCTTGTGATGCACTGAAGCCTTGGAAACCAGAATATTCCTTGCGGCACCTTCCAATCTGGTTTCCTGGACAGAAAACTTCCTCTTGGTGGTTTCCTTCTCATCCAGCCAGTTGATTGAGTCCAGGTTTTGACATGGTATTCCCCTTGTCATAGACCACCTTTGATTAAAATTTCTTGGTTTTCCAGTGGCTGCATCTCCCTGAGGTATACAGTTACTAACTCTGATTCttactttctattttggaaCTTCTGGTTTATCTCATGATCTAAGCCATCTAAGTTGGCTACTTACTATTTTGGTAACCTGGTGTTGTTCTGTGTTTAAGAAACCCATTTGTTCAAACAACTGTGGGTTCCAATCTGTTATGGTTCTGTGATTGAGTGCCTAACTGTTAGCATATTCTTGAGAATAGGCCATTGTAGTCCTTAGTATTCGCCTTACTGTTTAGTATTCCTTCCTCCTCTGTTGCTGGACTTACATTCTAAGCCTGCTGTTAATGGACCTATGATCCTACTGGGGACTAGGAGTCTAGGACTTCACTAACCTAGGCCTACATTAGTAACATTTTGACATTTCGTAATATTAAatgtttttttcatttgtaTATTGTatgcatattttagttgttttcatTAAATATTATGTGTTCTAGTACTAAATTATGAGTAGCATAGGCTATATTTGAGAAAATATACAGCTGAGGTATGTCGTACACTACCTAGGGTACAAAACCAACTAACATTTTTGGTTTGTGTACTAACAATCTAAATGTTCCATTATGTTTCGAGACACTTAATTAGGGTCACCCTGAAGTTTCAGGtaaaatatggtcatttgacAACTGAAATGGTCAAGTGAAACCACCACCAAAACATGCAGGGTTTCACCCAGGTTTCGGTCGAAACCCGatatatttcaatttcaacAACCTAGATCGAAACCAAATTCTCGAACCTTAATTCCAAGAGCAACTCTTCTAATGCAAATTCCTCAGTGGTTTCTCCATTTGGTCCAGATGCATACAAGTATCAATCACTGGATTATCTCACATGCAAACTAAATAACATAAGATGGCATGGTATTGACTTTTAAGCACACAGATGTACAAACCAATTCAGCAAGaagaaccatagttgtcaaagcgtcGACACCATCCAGGTGACTCGGTCGCCTTGGTTGCCTAGGCAGGCGCCTTTTTGGTGTCGCCTTGGGTCCAAGCCCCCCCCCCttccaacgccttgggttgcctagaagctgtgacaactatggagaGAACAGTAAAAAGTGAAGGAAATCAATGAACCTTATACTAGAAGCATTGCCAGCCGTAACAGAACCTCCATCCTCCTTGAAACTTGGTCGGAGCTTCCTCAGTTTAACAGGATCAAACTGGAAGATACAATGGCAATAGATCAGTCTATTCATAAAGAAGCTAGCAGCAAAAGGAAGCAATATCAGCAAACTCCATATCTATGTGCTTATATTTTGAATATTACATAAACATACGGCCATAATAACAGAAAATAACGAAATTAACTGAAACAGCAAGTCTCTTTGACTTCTGGAATCTTTAAATTAGGCTCTGCAAATCCAGAATGATCTATGCAACATTCTGGTAACAGTCCGCGATTTTACTAGGGGAAGATGTAGCGTAGAAGATAGAATACATTTCAATTTGATATAGGAGGATGTAAGAAACAACAAGTAGCACAAATGTTAGAATGGAAGATAAAGAAACATCAGAATATAAACATTTCAAGGACAGATGTAAAAAACTTACATTTATATCTCAatcaccttttcttctttgtttcctctcttcttttttttttttttttttttttttgtaacattgATTATAAAGCATCATTTGTACAAAAAGACAAATGGCTAACTAATCCAGGAAACATTATAATGTCTTTCAAGAGCAAATTAATTGATTCATAGACCCACAAATTACAACAAAATAACCTAGAAACTACTCAAGCATTATTCAAATGAAAGAACTCAAATCCGCATGCACATAAGACTATAAGAAGCATGGATATAAAACACAAACCGGAATATAAGCCTATGAGAATCAAATCTCTGTAGTACTCTACCTTTCCTAGACCTTCATCCAAATTAACAATTGTGGATGGTTTTCCCCTTCCCATGGAGACTTCAACCTGCATGTTTGTTCATCATCATGGTAGATACAACTTActataaacaaaaacaaaaaagaaagaaagaaaaaaaaaaaaaaaaaaaaaaaaaagcactccCATTTTGCATAGGACACCAACCGGAACTATTTCCCATGAAAAGGCACCACCATTTTGAGCAGCAATACCACGCTCAAAGCTTTGAATAGCATATGTATCCTGCATTGTTAGATACTAGGGCTTAAGTAAAAAAGGGTAAGGCCACGATAGAATTCAAGTACACAGTTTTCCATAGGATTCATTcggggagaaaaaaagaaagtaaattgaGGAAGTCAAGAGGATAGATTTGATGTGGTAAAATCAGAAAGCTCCCTTATACTTGAAGGTTTGATGCACTTGGCTGAAGGTTGCACAGTAAATTTTTGGCAGCATAGATGGCTTTCGATAAGTACCTGCTCATCTCTTGTTATTTTATGTTGATCTGCACATATTTCAGCACAAACGCCCATTCCATAATCATTATATACATCCCATAGGCCATCTTTAAGCATCCCATCAACAACAGTATCATGACCAAATCGGGATCCCTTCCTGTTGATACACAATGGATTAGAGCAGGTTAAATAAACATCATTGTTTCCTACTTATCAACTGCATTAACAAAGATatctatcaaaaataaataaaaactttacTAACACGGATTCTTTCACAGGGGTGGGAACTGGGGAGTGGCAATTGTGCTGGTAACTTGAGACTAAGATATGTAATTAACAATTCCAGCAGTCCCACATAAGTAGATTCAGTTTCAAACATGACCACGGCATTTGAAattaaaacacacacacacacacacacaaatgcTAAAACCAGGACACCCAAAACATCATGTTGGAAAGGAAGCAAAATTATCCTTTCAATTTAATTCAGCTTCAAAGAAGAAAGTTTGATCAGAACCATTCTCCTTTTCAGCAACCAAAATATTGAGAGACAAGATGGATATTATCTGATCTAATTCAATAgtcataattttcattttttaactaCCGAGTAATTTTCCGAAGCATGATCTTTGGCTTGAAGTTTAGATTGTGTTAAGAAGATCTGCCTATTAAACCCATAACAAGAAGGATCATTAATTAGATAATCCACAAATATACTTTTCCACAATTGCAAGCTCCTGGAATGTGAAACAACCTTTCTGCATAGTGGCCAAGCAGTATTTAAACTTCAGTGACTACCAATCTACTACCACATCCCATCTTGTTTATTATTTGTTCTTATCTATTTTTACCTAGAAAATTCACATTTTAATTCAGCTGCACAAGCCTTGCAATAAATTCATAGGAAAAAGAGCACactatataaaaaataatgaataaatttgAACTAGGAAGTGACACTGACCTTGCTTCCGCTAGATATTTAGGAGCATTAGACATGCTTTCCATGCCACCAGCCACGACAATATCATTGATACCCAACTGGATGCTCTGTGCTGCAAGCATTGTAGCTGAGGTGCCAACAAtacatgaaagaaaataaaataaaaaccatgTTTTTCACTGGTGTGTTGTATTCTTAAAGAGAAAATACTcttttctagagagagagataagatgACCTCACCCTTCATCCCTGATGCGCAGACCTTGTTAACAGTGGTGCAGACCACTGAATTAGGTATGCCTGCCCCTAATGCAGCTTGTCTAGCAGGAGCCTGCCCTAAATTTGCACTCAGAACATTTCCAAAGAAAACCTCCTGTACTAGCGCTGGATCAACATTCGCCCTCTTAAGAGCACCTAAaagttgaaaagaaaagaaaaatggcatTTCAAAAACCAAATAAGCTATTCACATACAAGAAGATAACCAGAACAATCTTACAGGATATAAGCTAATAAAACTAAATTATGAATTTAATACCTTACCTTTCTAACATATTGATGAGCTCAAAGCCTCAAACACATCATGCAGAGGCAACTAAGGATGGATTGTCAATTTCTCTTTCAAAAGGGGGTTAAAAGAAGATAGAAAGTTAACT
Protein-coding sequences here:
- the LOC122076681 gene encoding acetyl-CoA acetyltransferase, cytosolic 1, producing the protein MAPAAAVDSETMNPRDVCVVGVSRTPMGGFLGSLSSLSATKLGSTAIECALKRANVDPALVQEVFFGNVLSANLGQAPARQAALGAGIPNSVVCTTVNKVCASGMKATMLAAQSIQLGINDIVVAGGMESMSNAPKYLAEARKGSRFGHDTVVDGMLKDGLWDVYNDYGMGVCAEICADQHKITRDEQDTYAIQSFERGIAAQNGGAFSWEIVPVEVSMGRGKPSTIVNLDEGLGKFDPVKLRKLRPSFKEDGGSVTAGNASSISDGAAALVLVSGEKALKLGLKVIAKITGYADAAQAPELFTTTPALAIPKAISNAGLEASQVDYYEINEAFAVVALANQKLLGLNPERVNVHGGAVSLGHPLGCSGARILVTLLGVLRQKNGKYGVAGVCNGGGGASALVLELI